A region of the Mangifera indica cultivar Alphonso chromosome 10, CATAS_Mindica_2.1, whole genome shotgun sequence genome:
tagtaattttaaaaaataaaaattatattatataagttttaaaatagaggtgaaactaatatataattcattaatgaactttaaaatttattaagacttgtattaataatatcaattaatgtaataatttttaagtgtatttagtttatttttattaatcagatacgtctatttataaattatcattagattatttaattatttaattttattaaattaaaatcataattaatctTAGCTCAAATAACATATTTTCCAACACCTTTGTCTTAAACTTGGTTAGCAAATAATATCTTCCATTATATTTCAAGTGATTGTGTATGCTAAACTAAATCTGAAGGTGCTGAAGATATGGATCGCCTGATAAAAAACGTGCCCGGCATGGAAAGTTATCTCCGCTGTCGCGATCTTCCAAGCTTCTGTCGAGCTAGCGACCCCATGgacaaaaatattcaaatctgCATGAGCGAGACTCGCGCATCTCCTCGAGCTGATGGTCTCATATTGAATACATTTGAGGACCTGGAAGGTCCCATATTATCCCAAATTCGCACTATTTGTCCAAATATTTACACCATAGGACCCCTCAACGCTCACCTCAAAGCAAGAGTTCCTGAAAGTACGTCATTAAAATCCGCAAACAGTTTCTGGGAAGTTGACAGAAGCTGCATTTCATGGCTTGACAAACAGCCTCCACAATCGGTTATCTACGTTAGCTTTGGCAGCATTACAGTGCTCTCAAGAGAACAAATGCTAGAGTTTTGGCACGGTCTGGTGACTAGCAACAAACGGTTCTTATGGGTGATTAGGCCTGATTCAATTTCAGGAAAAAATGGGGAGGATGAAATTCCTGAGGAGCTTGTTGAGGCCACCAAGGAGAGAGGGTACATGGTGGGCTGGGTGCCACAGGAAGAAGTTTTAGCCCACCAGGCTGTTGCTTTGTTTTTGACTCACAGTGGATGGAACTCGACATTGGAGAGTATTGTGGCGGGGGTGCCCATGTTATGTTGGCCTTATTTCGCTGATCAGCAGGTGAATAGTCGATTTGTTGGCGAGGTGTGGAAGATTGGGGTTGATATGAAGGATTTGTGTGATAGAAATGTTGTTGAGAAGATAATTAATGAACTGATGGTAAAGCGGAGGGAGGAATTCATGAAATCAAGCTCTGAGATTGCTACTTTGGCTACAAAAAGTGTCAATGAAGGTGGATCCTCGTACTGTCATTTGGACCGcttgatatatgatatttggTTGATGAGCTCAAGAGCATTTTCTTGCTGAAGTTTGGTTGCAATATGCAACTATATGCTACCGCTATCATTGATACAATAAAACAGAAGGAGCAGAGTTGTTTGATAATAGTTAATGAGTTCAACAATTCCAATCATAAATGGCAATAAAGCTGTTTGATTTTTTAGAAGTTCTTGTCATGGTTGATTATAGCTGCCGTTTGTTTGCAGGCTTGTTACAATTTGGTTCCTTTTTATTCacaatgggtttttttttttttttaaaagtgtgTTAAGGGATTTTTGGCACATGTTATTCAGtgattatattatgataatattgtaTAATGCCGGGTTAGCACATCATATGattattgaattatgattacggattataattataagaataattgaTTGTTTGATAGTCATTTTTTGCATGTTTGGTACAACTTGTGATTAGTTTTTGGATTAGAAGTGTTAAAAGATCATAAAATACAATTATTCAAAGAAAGTTAATCTTACTAGCCTTTTAGATTATGGCTTAGGTAATTTAAAAAGTGAATACCCCAATGATAGGTTAACCAATTAAAGTAAGAAATCTTTAATAGAGTTCTAAGAAGAATCATATATTCGAAATCAACTAATGTTTCATCAAGATGAGACTTTTGAATTATCTGATGATGTGGGGTTAATCACTAAccttaaagttttatttatttagtatgGTTTGTTCAACTCTAAGAAAGCGGTCAAATTTAGAATAAGTTATTTTAACGATACACATAATCACCTTGTTGATCAATTAAAAAAGATAGTAGTAAAATAATGTGTTAACAGTATGATTTCAACCTTAGTTAGTTAATACGAGAACGAGTAAAAATGGTACAAGAAATATATAGGTATGATACGATGAATGATGAAAACTATATTTctacaagaaaaatataaaacactaCAATAATATAAGAATTATACAAGTATGGtacaataaataatgaaaagtaTATTTTCGTTGGAAAAATATGGAATGTAGGGTTAATATAACACATCATCgataatacattttaaaaaatacaacaatatcaaTCCTAATTCTACCATTTTCATGGAACACCAtattaaaattagtataaaatttcaaattagtttatttaatttggtattagagctaatataatcaattttcaaattattgtatCAACATTTTCAAACATTATATATTGTCaagatttaattatattctctcaaacacataacatagctaattaaatatcataatagtttatttttctaGATTATATGAAGagatttaa
Encoded here:
- the LOC123227825 gene encoding 7-deoxyloganetic acid glucosyl transferase-like, whose translation is MEKIPPHVLIFPIPALGHVNSMLKLAELLSVAGINVTFLNSEYNHSRLVRHTDVCSRYTQRFPGFQFKTVTDGLPMDHPRTGDRFEDVLYSVKSVTPPLLKEMLLNEIKPPVNCIISDGFMSFAIDVARDLGIPIIYFRTIGACALWAYYSLREVIDAGELPIKGAEDMDRLIKNVPGMESYLRCRDLPSFCRASDPMDKNIQICMSETRASPRADGLILNTFEDLEGPILSQIRTICPNIYTIGPLNAHLKARVPESTSLKSANSFWEVDRSCISWLDKQPPQSVIYVSFGSITVLSREQMLEFWHGLVTSNKRFLWVIRPDSISGKNGEDEIPEELVEATKERGYMVGWVPQEEVLAHQAVALFLTHSGWNSTLESIVAGVPMLCWPYFADQQVNSRFVGEVWKIGVDMKDLCDRNVVEKIINELMVKRREEFMKSSSEIATLATKSVNEGGSSYCHLDRLIYDIWLMSSRAFSC